From a region of the Rhipicephalus microplus isolate Deutch F79 chromosome X, USDA_Rmic, whole genome shotgun sequence genome:
- the LOC142776043 gene encoding uncharacterized protein LOC142776043 — MDEHPQLVANAIELRHGVTITDRWRLWQELSDALNHEVPAQEWQAWWRRPLHEARRDTAAIRDAQTGTVGGWLPGFRGQVLQLTGMTRFSGVFGLTYLQQADVPTSAVEMDVEATEAAEDGSDTVTRKHLRT; from the exons atggacgaacatccccagctcgtggcgaatgccatcgagctgcggcacggcgtcaccatcaccgaccggtggcggctgtggcaagagctcagcgacgcgctgaaccatgaagtgcctgcgcaggaatggcaggcttggtggcgcaggccgctgcacgaggcccgccgtgacaccGCCGCCATCAGAGACGCACAAAC gggcactgtagggggttggctgcctggcttccgcggccaggttctacagttgactgggatgacacgcttcagtggcgtctTTGGTCTCACCTATctacag caggcggatgTTCCCACTTCTGCGGTGGAAAtggatgtggaggccactgaagctgctgaagatggcagtgacacagtaacacgcaagcatctgagaacttag